TATTTCCTCTAAGGTTACCTGCGATATTTTGCTTATGGTTGAGGGTGAGTATTTAAGTTCAAACACGCTTTCAAGAGCCTGGGCTACTGCTCTTGCACTCATACCAGAGGCAAACATCCCAAGTATTAAGTCTTCAAGATTGATATCTCTTCTTCTATAAGGTTCTATCAACTTTGTTCTGAATTTTCCCTCTCTATCTCTTGGAATTCTCAGATTTTCAAGCTTACCGATAACAGTATCTAAGTTTCTAACGTAAAAGCCGTTCTTTGTTCCTCCATGTTCTTTAAGAAACACTTCTCTTTCAGCCGTCATGATTGACTCTAAGGTTTGCTTTACCACTTCCTTAACTAGGTCTGGTAAAATCTTCTGTAGTTCCATTTTTGCCTCCTGGGGTTGGTATTTGTGGGGTGTTCCCCAGGAGGTTATCCCATTTCTCAAGCTTACACAAAATATCGTACACTACCATAACGAT
The sequence above is a segment of the Desulfurobacterium indicum genome. Coding sequences within it:
- a CDS encoding transposase, whose protein sequence is MRNGITSWGTPHKYQPQEAKMELQKILPDLVKEVVKQTLESIMTAEREVFLKEHGGTKNGFYVRNLDTVIGKLENLRIPRDREGKFRTKLIEPYRRRDINLEDLILGMFASGMSARAVAQALESVFELKYSPSTISKISQVTLEEI